In Nasonia vitripennis strain AsymCx chromosome 2 unlocalized genomic scaffold, Nvit_psr_1.1 chr2_random0004, whole genome shotgun sequence, a single window of DNA contains:
- the LOC100115389 gene encoding uncharacterized protein LOC100115389 isoform X1 has product MAPGRNKPPDKCRSNFACCKQKPATTAVCVICDEAYHLSCLKNKNENFKFIGNNLIVCSEHSDRNITSKIDEDVLSESASLLIAQIKLKKSEDVRYDLLAETSNKTQDLQETDSIDESDLELLKTENMLLRRLVSELTEKNDLLKEKLQNTRSKTDNNVLTYSDAMKYSRPIHKKIPKISVRKNNNSNIDVMKSVIECLTAEKNIQTKNIYVNKNEEVIISCLNENSAVLTETVLKEKLEDQCDVMKNELNNPKIKILGIDNHANMDIKDIEKDINERNFSYFEKGGQVLHMYKNNYNSLSTVIMEVPADIYKHIRENNNKVFVGYQQCKAYDLVNVCPCFKCGRFGHSARKCQNEFLCLKCSGKHNTCNCDKDYAKCINCHYSNTKYKSKLDTKHHTYDSNLCSILKKKIDRYIDSIDYPIKPTLPETESIYHSIELANRRKVSTEANNVVDSEQQENDTPRNKTKPETGHNRRPITRRDPQIPLNHLKPQSSALSPANKSDKNKIKK; this is encoded by the coding sequence ATGGCGCCGGGCCGAAACAAGCCTCCTGACAAGTGTCGCAGTAATTTTGCATGTTGCAAACAAAAacctgcaacaacagcagtgtGCGTGATCTGTGATGAGGCATATCACCTTAGCTGCCTTAAGAACAAGaatgaaaactttaaattcaTTGGTAATAACCTTATAGTATGCTCTGAACACAGTGATcggaacataacctcaaaaattgatgagGATGTCCTGAGTGAgtcagcatcacttttaattgcacagattaaactaaaaaaatcagaagatgTGAGGTATGACCTTCTGGCAGAAACTAGTAACAAGACTCAAGACTTGCAAGAAACTGATTCCATAGATGAAAGTGACCTTGAACTGCTGAAAACGGAAAACATGCTGTTAAGGAGATTAGTTAGTGAATTAACTGAGAAAAATGACctcctaaaagaaaaattgcaaaacaCCAGAAGTAAAACTGACAACAATGTCCTTACATACTCAGATGCCATGAAGTACTCTAGACCaatccataaaaaaattcctaaaatatccgtaagaaaaaacaacaatagTAATATAGATGTTATGAAGTCAGTTATTGAATGTCTAACAGCTGAAAAAAACATCCAAACAAAGAACAtctacgtaaataaaaatgaagaagtcATTATAAGCTGTCTTAATGAGAATAGTGCGGTATTGACAGAGACAGTACTAAAGGAAAAACTAGAGGACCAATGTGATGTCATGAAAAATGAACTCAACAACCCGAAAATTAAGATACTAGGTATAGATAATCACGCAAATATGGATATCAAGGATATTGAAAAGGACATAAACGAAAGGAACttcagttattttgaaaagggAGGACAAGTCCTACACatgtataagaataattataatagctTGAGTACGGTCATAATGGAAGTCCCAGCTGACATCTACAAGcatataagagaaaataataataaagtttttgttggATATCAGCAATGCAAAGCCTATGATTTGGTTAACGTTTGCCCATGTTTCAAGTGCGGTAGATTTGGACACAGTGCCAGGAAATGCCAAAATGAGTTTCTGTGTTTGAAATGTTCGGGGAAGCATAATACGTGTAATTGTGATAAAGATTATGCTAAGTGCATTAACTGTCACTATAGTAACACAAAATACAAGTCAAAGTTAGACACAAAACATCATACTTATGACTCTAacttgtgcagcatcttgaaaaagaaaattgacagATATATTGACTCTATTGATTACCCGATAAAACCTACTCTACCTGAAACTGAATCGATCTATCACAGCATAGAATTGGCAAACAGGCGTAAAGTATCCACAGAGGCTAATAATGTCGTAGATAGTGAACAACAGGAAAATGACACTCCACGCAACAAAACAAAGCCAGAAACTGGACACAACAGAAGAccaatcacaagacgtgatccacAAATTCCACTGAACCATCTAAAACCGCAATCCTCTGCATTGTCACCAGCCAACAAGagtgataaaaacaagatcaagaaatag